A DNA window from Chlamydia felis Fe/C-56 contains the following coding sequences:
- a CDS encoding HrpE/YscL family type III secretion apparatus protein, translated as MKFFSLIFKHDEVAPNKKILAPEAFSALLDAKELLEKTKEDSESYTNETKEECEELRKEAKEQGFKEGSEQWSSQLAYLAKEAHDLRNKVKEALVPLAIASVKKILGKELEIHPEAIVSIIAKALKELTQHKKIIIYVNPKDLPIVEQNRPELKKIVEYADSLIIAPKADVTQGGCVIETEAGIVNAQLDVLLAALEKAFSTILKQQNPVDEPQPKQQAPVNNTQDKQE; from the coding sequence ATGAAGTTTTTTAGTTTAATTTTTAAACATGATGAAGTCGCACCGAATAAAAAAATCCTTGCTCCTGAGGCTTTTTCTGCTCTGCTTGACGCTAAAGAACTCTTAGAAAAAACAAAAGAAGATAGCGAGTCTTACACTAACGAAACCAAAGAAGAATGTGAAGAGCTCCGTAAAGAAGCTAAAGAGCAAGGCTTCAAAGAAGGCAGCGAACAATGGAGTTCTCAGCTTGCCTATTTAGCAAAAGAAGCTCATGATCTTCGTAATAAAGTTAAGGAAGCCCTTGTTCCCTTAGCTATTGCTAGCGTAAAAAAGATTCTCGGTAAAGAGTTGGAAATCCATCCTGAAGCGATAGTCTCTATCATAGCAAAAGCATTAAAAGAGCTTACTCAACATAAAAAGATTATTATTTACGTAAACCCTAAAGACCTTCCAATTGTGGAGCAAAACCGTCCTGAACTAAAAAAAATCGTCGAGTATGCAGATTCATTAATTATCGCCCCTAAAGCTGATGTTACCCAAGGGGGTTGTGTTATAGAAACAGAAGCTGGTATTGTAAATGCTCAATTGGACGTGCTATTAGCTGCTTTAGAAAAAGCGTTCTCTACTATACTAAAACAACAAAATCCTGTAGATGAACCTCAACCTAAGCAACAAGCGCCTGTAAATAATACTCAGGACAAGCAAGAATAA
- the sctS gene encoding type III secretion system export apparatus subunit SctS, which yields MIALAASFKSVLFEYSYQSLLLILIISAPPIILASIVGIVVAIFQAATQIQEQTFAFAIKLVVIFGTLIISGGWLSNMIFRFASQIFQNFYKWK from the coding sequence GTGATCGCTCTCGCCGCAAGCTTTAAATCCGTGCTCTTTGAGTATTCTTATCAGTCGCTGTTACTGATTTTGATTATTTCTGCACCTCCGATTATCCTAGCTTCTATTGTTGGTATTGTGGTCGCAATTTTCCAAGCCGCAACGCAAATCCAAGAGCAAACTTTTGCCTTTGCTATTAAATTAGTTGTAATTTTTGGCACCCTAATAATTTCTGGAGGATGGCTAAGCAATATGATTTTCCGTTTTGCCTCTCAGATCTTCCAAAACTTTTACAAATGGAAATAA
- the sctR gene encoding type III secretion system export apparatus subunit SctR: protein MRFIFRTFLCMFILSAPWCLADNGFYDSSCPSRCDVSKSTELSVVPPQPEIKKTHPQPSFRERVTADDVLPQENLSAGSFSDTYPDLTTQAIILIFLALSPFLVMLLTSYLKIIITLVLLRNALGVQQTPPSQVLNGIALILSIYVMFPTGVAMYNDARKEIQGNAIPRDLFSAEGAETVFVALNKSKEPLRSFLIRNTPKSQIQSFYKISQKTFPPEIREHLTVSDFVIIVPAFIMGQIKNAFEIGVLIYLPFFVIDLVTANVLVAMQMMMLSPLSISLPLKLLLVVMVDGWTLLLQGLMISFK, encoded by the coding sequence ATGCGTTTCATTTTTCGTACTTTCCTTTGTATGTTTATCTTGAGCGCACCGTGGTGTCTTGCAGATAACGGATTTTACGATTCCTCTTGCCCCTCTCGTTGTGATGTTTCTAAATCTACAGAATTGTCGGTAGTTCCTCCTCAACCAGAGATAAAGAAAACCCATCCTCAACCATCATTTCGAGAACGGGTAACTGCTGATGATGTTCTCCCCCAAGAGAACCTTTCTGCAGGAAGCTTTTCGGATACTTATCCTGATTTAACAACTCAGGCAATTATTCTAATTTTCTTAGCATTATCACCCTTCCTAGTGATGTTGCTAACTTCATATTTAAAAATTATCATCACCCTTGTGCTGTTAAGGAACGCCTTAGGTGTTCAGCAAACACCTCCCAGCCAGGTCCTCAATGGTATAGCGTTGATTCTTTCTATTTATGTGATGTTTCCTACGGGAGTTGCTATGTACAACGACGCCAGGAAAGAAATACAAGGAAATGCTATCCCTAGAGATTTATTCTCAGCAGAAGGAGCAGAAACTGTTTTCGTGGCGTTGAATAAATCTAAAGAGCCTTTGCGATCATTTTTAATACGCAATACGCCAAAATCTCAGATCCAAAGTTTCTATAAGATTTCTCAAAAAACATTTCCTCCTGAGATCCGGGAGCATTTGACTGTTTCGGATTTCGTGATTATTGTTCCTGCTTTTATTATGGGGCAGATTAAAAACGCTTTTGAAATTGGCGTTCTCATTTATCTACCATTTTTTGTGATCGATTTAGTTACAGCAAACGTTTTAGTAGCTATGCAAATGATGATGCTTTCCCCGTTATCTATTTCGCTACCTTTAAAATTGCTACTTGTTGTGATGGTGGATGGTTGGACGTTATTACTTCAAGGTCTCATGATTAGCTTTAAATAG
- a CDS encoding type II secretion system protein, whose protein sequence is MKKQRRKQSITLIEMMVVITLIGIVGGALAFNMRGSIQKGKVFQSEQNCAKVYDILMMEYASGGASLREIVDQKESVLDGAAWCKDGKKLLKDAWGEDIVVKVNDKGDDLIVFSQRALGTNSKRG, encoded by the coding sequence ATGAAAAAACAAAGACGTAAACAATCCATCACACTCATCGAAATGATGGTTGTTATCACATTGATCGGTATTGTTGGTGGAGCCCTAGCTTTTAACATGCGCGGTAGTATTCAGAAGGGGAAAGTCTTCCAGTCAGAGCAAAATTGCGCCAAAGTTTACGACATCTTAATGATGGAGTATGCCTCTGGAGGAGCTTCCCTAAGAGAGATCGTAGACCAGAAAGAGTCCGTTCTTGATGGAGCTGCGTGGTGTAAAGATGGGAAGAAATTATTAAAAGATGCTTGGGGAGAAGATATCGTTGTGAAGGTCAATGATAAAGGTGACGATCTGATTGTATTTTCACAGCGCGCCCTGGGTACAAACAGTAAGCGTGGGTAA
- a CDS encoding secretin N-terminal domain-containing protein: MRFLRHPLVYFFGLSSLACCTPGQALTISEKAASLENSKEFIDSSPGLASFNADMKEYNLQLKSLYEEAAALREAGCEDEARWKLLLSKLTDVKKQIKRMEDLWAAEIRERGENPDEYALWHHPETTIYNLVSDYGEDNVIYLVPQDIGSIKVSALSKFTVPKEGFEECLLQLLSRLGIGMRQVSPWIKELYTTHKEGCGVAGVFSSRKDLDLLPPSSYIGYVLNSKNIDVRADQHILRKFANLDTTHIDLFGGKLWVFGSVGEISELLKIYDFIQEDSVRQEYRVVPLTKIEASEMISILKAAFREDVTKEGDEEGLGLKVVPLQNQGRSLFLSGTAALVRQAVDLIKDLEEGIENPTDKTVFWYSVKHSDPQELAVLLSQVHDVFAGKDGGGVPSSSAESMLRDAASTIHIDTSSVGATKEGSVKYGNFIADSKTGTLIMVVEKEALPRIKMLLKKLDVPKKMVRIEVLLFERKLSSQRQAGLNLLRLGEEVCKKTSSAVSWTSSGILEFLFKGSTGSSLVPSYDLAYQFLMAQEDVRINASPSVVTMNQTPARIAIVEEMSIAVSADKEKAQYNRAQYGIMIKMLPVINVGEEDGKSYITLETDITFDTTGKNTNERPDVTRRNITNKVRIPDGETVIIGGLRCKHASDSQDGIPFLGEIPGIGKLFGMNSTSDSQTEMFVFITPKILDNPAEKKERQEEAILSSRPGENAEFRKALCAGEEAAKAAHKKLELISAIELPASQVEGLEYDGR, translated from the coding sequence ATGCGTTTTTTGCGTCATCCTTTAGTTTATTTCTTTGGGTTGTCAAGTTTAGCGTGTTGCACGCCAGGACAGGCCTTAACTATTTCAGAAAAAGCCGCCTCCTTGGAAAACTCCAAAGAGTTTATAGACAGTTCTCCAGGCCTAGCCTCGTTTAATGCAGATATGAAGGAATATAACCTTCAGCTAAAGAGTTTATATGAAGAGGCCGCAGCTTTGCGTGAGGCGGGATGCGAAGATGAGGCTCGATGGAAGCTGCTTTTAAGTAAGCTAACGGATGTCAAAAAGCAAATCAAACGCATGGAGGATCTTTGGGCTGCAGAGATCCGTGAAAGAGGAGAGAACCCTGATGAGTATGCCCTATGGCACCATCCTGAGACTACAATCTATAATCTGGTTTCAGATTATGGTGAGGACAACGTCATTTATTTGGTGCCCCAAGATATCGGTTCAATAAAAGTTTCCGCATTATCAAAGTTCACGGTTCCCAAAGAGGGGTTTGAAGAATGCTTGTTGCAGTTGCTGTCGCGTCTTGGCATTGGCATGCGACAGGTAAGTCCTTGGATTAAAGAGCTCTATACTACTCATAAAGAAGGTTGCGGTGTTGCAGGCGTTTTTTCTTCTAGGAAGGATTTAGATTTACTTCCACCATCCTCTTATATTGGCTATGTGTTAAATTCGAAAAACATTGATGTACGAGCAGATCAACATATCTTAAGAAAATTCGCGAATCTCGATACCACGCATATCGATTTATTTGGCGGGAAATTATGGGTGTTTGGTTCTGTCGGAGAGATCAGCGAACTTCTGAAAATTTACGACTTTATTCAAGAAGATAGTGTCCGTCAGGAGTATCGTGTCGTCCCTTTAACAAAGATAGAAGCTTCTGAAATGATCTCTATTCTTAAGGCGGCATTTCGAGAAGATGTAACTAAAGAGGGTGATGAGGAGGGACTAGGTCTTAAAGTTGTTCCCCTTCAGAATCAGGGGCGTTCTTTATTTTTAAGTGGCACCGCAGCTTTAGTGCGTCAGGCTGTAGATTTGATTAAAGATCTTGAAGAGGGAATAGAGAATCCCACGGACAAAACTGTCTTCTGGTATAGTGTAAAACACTCAGACCCACAAGAATTGGCAGTTTTGTTGTCGCAAGTGCATGATGTCTTTGCTGGTAAAGATGGAGGGGGGGTGCCCTCTTCTTCTGCGGAATCTATGTTAAGAGATGCGGCCTCTACGATACACATTGACACTTCCTCAGTAGGAGCTACAAAGGAAGGATCTGTAAAATACGGGAATTTCATAGCAGATTCTAAAACAGGAACTTTGATCATGGTTGTGGAAAAAGAAGCCCTGCCTAGGATCAAAATGTTGTTAAAAAAACTCGACGTTCCTAAAAAGATGGTGCGTATAGAGGTTCTTCTATTTGAAAGAAAGCTTTCTAGCCAGCGTCAAGCAGGGTTAAATCTTTTGCGACTCGGAGAAGAAGTCTGTAAGAAAACCTCCTCCGCAGTTTCTTGGACAAGCTCCGGGATTTTAGAATTTTTATTTAAGGGCAGCACAGGATCTTCGTTAGTTCCGAGTTATGATCTTGCCTATCAATTTTTAATGGCTCAGGAAGATGTTCGTATTAATGCAAGTCCTTCTGTTGTTACCATGAACCAAACTCCTGCAAGAATTGCTATTGTAGAGGAGATGTCGATAGCTGTTTCCGCAGATAAGGAAAAGGCTCAGTATAACCGTGCGCAGTACGGTATTATGATCAAAATGCTCCCCGTGATCAATGTGGGGGAGGAAGATGGGAAAAGCTACATTACCCTAGAGACGGATATTACCTTCGATACTACAGGGAAAAATACGAATGAACGTCCTGATGTTACTCGACGTAATATTACTAATAAAGTGCGTATTCCTGATGGAGAAACGGTAATTATTGGAGGGTTGCGCTGTAAGCACGCCTCAGATTCTCAAGATGGGATTCCTTTTCTCGGAGAAATTCCCGGAATTGGGAAGTTATTCGGCATGAATTCTACCTCTGATAGTCAAACGGAGATGTTTGTATTTATCACTCCGAAAATTCTAGATAATCCCGCTGAGAAAAAAGAGCGCCAAGAAGAGGCAATTCTTTCTTCACGACCCGGAGAAAATGCTGAATTCCGTAAAGCACTATGTGCTGGTGAAGAGGCTGCAAAGGCTGCTCATAAAAAATTAGAACTAATTTCCGCTATAGAGCTACCAGCGTCTCAAGTAGAGGGGCTCGAGTATGATGGGCGGTAA
- a CDS encoding GspE/PulE family protein — protein MMGGKALLSQELLNALPYSFLKKHCLLPLEEREDSVTMAYARASSLIAKDEVQLLIKKPVFFVLKDEADILHRLQKIYSNLEGKASDMLLSMKDGSASQTNEEEDLLESTDSVPVVRFLNLILKEAIEERTSDIHFEPLEDSLRIRYRIDGVLHDRLSPPAHLRSALITRIKVLAKMDIAEHRLPQDGRIKIQIGGQEIDMRVSTVPVIYGERVVLRILDKRNVILDISGLHMPEDIEQSFKEVVSVPEGILLVTGPTGSGKTTTLYSVIQHLSGPFANIMTIEDPPEYKLPGIAQIAVKPKIGLSFACGLRHLLRQDPDVLMVGEIRDQETAEIAIQAALTGHLVVSTLHTNDAISAIPRLLDMGVEPYLLSATIIGVVAQRLVRKICRHCKEQCAANIQERVFLQSIGRDPDAPLFFGKGCSHCFRSGYKGRQGIYEFLHPDTALRSEIAMHKPYHALREHAEQKGFQPLLHHGVSLALSGETTLAEVFRVTKRYD, from the coding sequence ATGATGGGCGGTAAGGCTTTACTATCCCAAGAGCTTCTTAATGCTCTGCCCTATAGCTTTCTAAAAAAGCACTGCTTATTGCCGTTAGAAGAGCGAGAAGACAGTGTAACCATGGCTTATGCACGGGCTTCCTCGCTTATAGCCAAAGATGAAGTGCAGTTACTTATAAAGAAGCCTGTGTTTTTTGTTCTCAAAGATGAAGCGGATATCCTACACCGTTTGCAAAAGATCTACTCTAATTTAGAGGGTAAAGCCTCTGATATGCTGTTAAGTATGAAAGATGGGAGTGCTTCTCAGACAAATGAAGAAGAAGATCTTTTAGAAAGCACAGATTCTGTCCCCGTCGTCCGTTTTCTAAATCTTATCTTAAAAGAAGCTATAGAAGAGCGTACTTCGGATATTCATTTCGAACCTTTAGAGGACTCTTTGCGTATACGTTATCGTATAGATGGGGTTCTTCACGATCGCCTTTCACCACCTGCTCATCTGCGCTCTGCGTTAATCACCAGGATTAAAGTTTTAGCAAAGATGGACATTGCGGAACATCGTCTTCCTCAAGACGGGAGAATAAAAATCCAAATAGGTGGTCAGGAAATAGATATGCGTGTAAGCACTGTTCCTGTGATCTACGGAGAACGTGTTGTTCTAAGGATTTTAGATAAGCGTAATGTAATTTTAGATATCTCCGGATTACACATGCCTGAAGATATCGAACAATCATTTAAAGAAGTGGTTTCTGTTCCTGAAGGCATATTATTAGTAACTGGACCAACAGGAAGTGGGAAAACTACAACACTCTATAGTGTTATTCAGCATCTTTCAGGGCCTTTTGCCAATATTATGACAATAGAAGACCCTCCTGAATACAAATTGCCAGGAATTGCCCAGATTGCTGTGAAGCCAAAAATTGGTCTGTCATTTGCTTGTGGTTTAAGGCACCTGCTCCGTCAGGACCCCGATGTTCTTATGGTTGGAGAAATCCGGGATCAAGAAACAGCAGAAATTGCCATACAGGCAGCGTTAACGGGGCACCTCGTTGTTAGTACTCTTCACACTAATGACGCGATTTCTGCGATTCCTCGTCTGTTAGATATGGGGGTAGAGCCTTATCTATTATCAGCAACAATCATTGGTGTTGTTGCTCAAAGATTGGTTAGGAAAATCTGTCGTCACTGTAAAGAGCAATGCGCAGCAAATATTCAAGAAAGAGTATTTTTACAGTCTATAGGTCGCGATCCGGATGCGCCGTTGTTTTTTGGGAAGGGATGTTCGCATTGTTTCCGTTCCGGATATAAGGGGCGTCAGGGGATTTATGAATTCCTGCATCCCGACACGGCTTTGCGTTCGGAGATCGCTATGCATAAACCTTATCATGCATTGCGAGAACATGCCGAGCAGAAGGGTTTTCAGCCACTACTACATCACGGTGTTTCTCTAGCTTTGTCTGGAGAGACAACACTTGCAGAAGTGTTTCGTGTTACGAAACGGTATGACTAG
- a CDS encoding type II secretion system F family protein produces MPRYRYTYLNAKEQRKQDWLDAIHLQEAKEKLAQQGVQLLSIREVAPRRVRVKNNELIVFSKQMLLLLRSGLPLYESLSSLRDQYQGQAMSGLLTAFMENLRSGGALSQAMAAYPDIFDNFYRSAILAGESVGNLEGCLQNIIVVLEEREQMSKKLTAALSYPIVLLVFSLAVVLFFLTGVIPSLKETFENMEPNTLTSIVFSLSDFVCKYKYLLFGILVSGITSIVITRRKLFWKKWFEKILFSLPGARNFFIKLGFSRFCSVVSAILRGGGTLIEGLELGCGAVPYDTLREDMKQMIHAVVEGSSLSKELAKRPWVPKLALGMVSLGEESGELSEVLGHVAHIYNEDTQKTLTWITSWCQPVILVFLGGIIGIIMLAILIPLTSNIQIL; encoded by the coding sequence ATGCCACGATATCGTTATACCTACCTCAATGCAAAAGAGCAGCGTAAACAAGACTGGTTAGACGCGATACATCTTCAAGAAGCAAAAGAGAAGCTTGCTCAGCAGGGCGTTCAGCTTTTATCCATTCGCGAGGTAGCACCTCGTCGTGTGCGAGTAAAAAATAATGAGTTAATTGTTTTCTCAAAACAGATGCTTCTTCTTCTCCGCTCAGGGCTTCCTTTATACGAAAGCTTGTCCTCACTTCGCGATCAATATCAAGGACAAGCAATGTCAGGACTACTGACAGCGTTTATGGAAAACCTGCGCTCTGGGGGAGCGTTGTCACAGGCAATGGCGGCCTATCCCGATATTTTCGATAATTTTTATCGCAGCGCTATTCTTGCAGGAGAAAGTGTGGGGAACCTAGAAGGATGTTTGCAAAACATCATTGTGGTCTTAGAAGAACGTGAGCAAATGTCTAAGAAACTTACGGCAGCTCTTAGCTATCCGATAGTTTTATTAGTGTTTTCCCTAGCCGTAGTTCTCTTTTTCCTTACAGGAGTGATTCCCTCTTTGAAGGAAACCTTCGAGAATATGGAGCCCAATACCCTTACCTCTATAGTATTTAGTCTTAGTGATTTTGTCTGTAAGTACAAATATCTGCTTTTTGGAATTTTAGTTTCGGGCATTACGAGTATAGTCATTACACGACGTAAACTGTTTTGGAAGAAATGGTTTGAGAAGATCCTTTTTTCGCTTCCCGGGGCGAGGAATTTCTTCATCAAATTAGGATTTAGTCGGTTTTGCTCCGTCGTTTCTGCAATTCTTCGTGGTGGAGGAACCCTAATAGAAGGACTAGAGTTGGGCTGTGGAGCGGTTCCTTATGACACGCTGCGAGAAGATATGAAGCAAATGATTCACGCGGTTGTTGAAGGAAGTTCTTTAAGTAAGGAACTAGCGAAAAGGCCGTGGGTGCCTAAATTAGCCTTGGGAATGGTTTCTTTAGGAGAAGAATCCGGAGAGCTTTCTGAAGTGCTGGGTCACGTTGCACATATTTATAATGAAGATACCCAAAAAACACTAACCTGGATAACCTCGTGGTGCCAACCGGTTATCCTTGTGTTTCTTGGAGGAATTATAGGGATTATTATGTTGGCAATACTTATCCCACTAACAAGTAATATTCAAATTTTATAG
- a CDS encoding DUF1494 domain-containing protein — MELLVSITLFALLFSVLGFWQRYMFCSSKHNERSYKTFLQENYAYKKLRTVFRATSQIEDVPGFLCSMVFDRGVYRDPELAGEVAGSLYYHRDLGRLELQIRSLRNQSKVETLLLLDNVHRVDVVPQRVGGCQNSEDSRLPERVMMIIHRHFPKDGERVLTYQFALGK, encoded by the coding sequence GTGGAATTGCTAGTGTCTATAACCTTGTTTGCTCTGCTTTTTAGTGTTTTAGGGTTTTGGCAACGATATATGTTTTGCTCTAGCAAGCATAATGAGAGGTCGTACAAGACCTTCCTACAGGAGAACTACGCCTATAAGAAATTGCGAACGGTATTTCGAGCAACCTCTCAAATTGAAGATGTTCCAGGATTCCTATGCTCCATGGTTTTTGATCGTGGAGTTTACCGAGACCCCGAGCTTGCCGGAGAAGTTGCCGGCTCCCTATACTATCATAGGGATCTGGGAAGATTAGAATTACAAATACGCAGTTTGCGAAATCAGAGTAAGGTAGAAACTTTGCTACTGCTAGATAATGTCCATCGAGTGGATGTCGTTCCTCAGAGGGTCGGTGGCTGCCAAAACAGTGAGGATTCGAGGCTCCCCGAGAGAGTAATGATGATAATTCACCGTCATTTTCCTAAGGATGGGGAGCGCGTGCTGACATATCAGTTTGCTTTGGGGAAATAG
- a CDS encoding EscT/YscT/HrcT family type III secretion system export apparatus protein yields the protein MAISLPELVSVFGSTYLDYILQKPPAYVWSVFLLLLSRLLPIFAIVPFLGGKLFPAPIKIGIALSWVAIIFPKVLMSTHIANYLDDDIFYFLIIKELCIGTLIGFILAFPFYAAQSAGSFITNQQGIQGLEGATSLISIEQTSPHGIFYHYFVTIAFWLSGGHRIVLTILLQTLEVIPIHKFLPAEMMSLDAPVWIALIKMCQLCLVMTIQLSAPAAVAMLMSDLFLGIINRMAPQVQVIYLLSALKAFMGLLFITLAWWFIVKQIDYFTLAWFKETPIMLLGSSPKVL from the coding sequence ATGGCAATCTCTTTACCAGAGCTTGTTTCTGTTTTTGGTTCTACATATCTTGATTATATCTTGCAAAAGCCTCCTGCCTATGTATGGAGTGTCTTCTTGCTTCTGTTATCTCGATTGCTTCCCATATTTGCTATTGTTCCTTTCCTAGGAGGAAAACTATTCCCAGCACCCATTAAAATTGGCATTGCTCTTTCCTGGGTAGCGATTATCTTTCCTAAAGTGTTGATGAGTACCCATATCGCAAATTATCTTGACGATGATATTTTTTATTTCCTCATTATAAAAGAGCTCTGCATAGGCACACTCATAGGATTTATTCTTGCCTTCCCCTTTTATGCTGCGCAATCTGCAGGATCTTTTATTACTAACCAGCAAGGTATTCAAGGATTAGAAGGCGCGACCTCGTTAATTTCTATTGAGCAAACTTCCCCTCACGGGATCTTCTATCATTATTTTGTCACTATAGCTTTCTGGCTGTCTGGGGGACATAGGATTGTCTTAACGATCTTACTACAGACTCTAGAGGTCATTCCTATTCATAAATTCCTCCCAGCAGAAATGATGTCTCTAGATGCTCCCGTTTGGATCGCCTTAATAAAAATGTGTCAGCTATGTCTTGTCATGACTATCCAGCTTAGCGCCCCAGCTGCTGTAGCCATGCTCATGTCCGACTTATTCCTAGGAATTATTAACAGAATGGCTCCACAAGTGCAGGTTATCTATCTCCTTTCTGCATTGAAAGCTTTCATGGGTCTATTATTCATCACTCTTGCTTGGTGGTTCATCGTTAAGCAAATAGACTATTTCACTCTAGCGTGGTTCAAGGAAACCCCGATCATGCTTCTAGGATCTAGCCCCAAAGTTCTTTAA